One Hyphomicrobium sp. CS1GBMeth3 DNA segment encodes these proteins:
- a CDS encoding Crp/Fnr family transcriptional regulator, which translates to MLQNVATGATLFQPGDRRTLYRIESGALCHYMLWSDGRHDVIEFAFPGDIVGLGHLSYHVSTAQAMVDTVVSLVSDEEFESASDRDDRLSFRLASAVEREFEHLRDKSLSGPGHVPAAARVANFLLALSAMNTPEGRDPREISDDITAGFVAEQLNMSIEKLGAALLLLKKEGAVRETPSGLRIIDTATLQKVADAA; encoded by the coding sequence GTGCTCCAGAACGTCGCGACCGGCGCCACGCTTTTTCAGCCTGGAGATCGGCGCACGCTCTATCGCATCGAGAGCGGCGCTCTCTGCCATTACATGCTGTGGTCCGACGGGCGCCATGACGTCATCGAGTTCGCGTTTCCCGGCGACATCGTTGGCCTCGGCCACCTGAGCTATCACGTCAGCACCGCACAGGCGATGGTGGACACCGTCGTAAGCCTTGTCTCCGACGAGGAGTTCGAGTCCGCGAGTGATCGGGACGATCGTCTTTCCTTCCGGCTCGCGTCCGCGGTCGAGCGCGAGTTCGAGCACCTTCGCGACAAGTCGCTGAGCGGTCCAGGACACGTCCCGGCCGCGGCACGCGTCGCGAACTTCCTGCTCGCGCTGTCCGCCATGAACACGCCCGAGGGACGCGATCCCAGAGAGATCTCCGACGACATCACGGCGGGCTTCGTCGCCGAGCAGCTCAACATGAGCATCGAGAAGCTCGGTGCGGCGCTTCTTCTCCTGAAGAAGGAAGGCGCCGTACGCGAGACGCCGTCCGGATTGCGCATCATCGATACGGCCACGCTGCAGAAGGTCGCCGACGCCGCGTAA
- a CDS encoding universal stress protein — MFKHILIATDGSELAHKAVAQGLEIAKALGAKVTAITVTEPWAAVAPGEVAMAFPITEYEESVAVNANKILAAVADEAKAAGVPCATQHVRDQFPAEGIIEAAEKHACDLIVMASHGRRGLMRILLGSQATKVLTSSSVPVLVCR, encoded by the coding sequence ATGTTCAAGCATATCCTGATTGCGACGGACGGCTCGGAGCTCGCCCACAAGGCGGTGGCCCAAGGACTGGAGATCGCCAAAGCCCTGGGAGCCAAAGTGACGGCTATCACCGTCACCGAGCCGTGGGCCGCGGTTGCGCCGGGCGAAGTTGCCATGGCCTTCCCGATCACGGAGTACGAGGAAAGCGTCGCCGTCAACGCCAACAAGATTTTGGCTGCCGTCGCCGACGAGGCCAAGGCAGCGGGCGTCCCTTGCGCGACCCAGCACGTGCGGGATCAGTTCCCGGCCGAGGGCATCATCGAGGCGGCGGAGAAACACGCCTGCGACCTGATCGTGATGGCCTCGCACGGCCGACGCGGCCTGATGCGCATCCTGCTCGGCAGCCAGGCAACGAAGGTTCTGACCAGCAGCTCGGTTCCGGTGCTTGTCTGCAGGTGA